The genome window AGATCAGGGAGGGAGAGAAGCCAATTGTGGACGAGGCTATCACATTTGCTGAGATGTATAAGAGAAACATGAGTAAGCCTGGTGAGGAGGCTGCCCTCAGGAAATTGGCTAAAGAGAAGCGATTGCAAGAGGAGAAGGCCAAGTTGGAGATGAAACCTTAGAGGCAGGAGCCCAGTTTAACCCCTACTATTATCTAAGTCACAATATATTCTATGTAAGTAATGAATAATGTCGTCGTGATATTCGATGTCTAAATAATGCACACGTCGGGGTTGAGTGGGGTGTCTGTAATCTTCTGCTGTACTCAGGTGTTTTAGTGTGTTTCCCCTGTTCTCTGTCTTGCTGCAGGGTAGCTTTGCAGGGGTTCTGCTGCAGTGTTTCTGTTTGGCCCTAtactattatataaataaaccctaattatgAGTATAATGATGATAAATTATAAACCATCAACTATCAGATTCATGAAGCTGACACATTGGGAGGCTGTACACGAGGGTACGGCCTCTAATTTATAAGAATGTTCAAATAAATTCGTTATATGGATATGTAATAAAGAAATATGAACTAAAAATGATAATGGAATCGACGTCATTTTGTCCCTAATCTGTATGTGTTTCGGCCGACTTATCATTAGTCATATAATTTGGCTGGCCTTTGCTGAAACAGGGAACGACGTTGGATGGCATTTTATTAGTGTGCCAGCCATAATCTCCACTCTTATATATTTAACTCAGGACTTCCTATTTTAGAAAGACTGTCATAGATGTGGTGATAGTAATTAAATACAATCAGCTCCCTCCTTTCTTTGCTCAAAGGCTATCATTGATAATCCTCTGGGTTCCCACCGATCCATATGATGTATACGAGTTCTGCAGATTCATATGATTTTATCTTGTCCTGTGTGTATGCAGAAGCATGCATGATTTTATATGAGAATGCGCAAGTCCAACCGTACATGACCCGGTTATAATTGTGACCAAATAAGTCGGTTATATAGATGCCTATTTTGCCTCTTCTTGAATACGAAAATAATGACTTCTTTtggagaaaaaaatatatttacataattaTTTGGGAAATTaccttgtatattgttttttcaatcttattttcaaaaatactacattctctaaaatctttcaaatatattatctttttgaaaatattttcaaaaatacagtggttgcatatgcaaccatatatgcaactgaatttatgatttcaagttccagttttcaaatgtcagtTCTTTGGAATCTATAAAAGATGagaagatgaggtcgaaaatgacatttaaaaactggaacttgaaatgaggaattcagttgcatatatggttgcaaccaccgtattttcgaaaatattttcaaaaagatagtatttttggaaagattttagagaatgtagtatttttacaatttgttttaaaagatggtagtatttttgaaaaaattcttttaaacttgattatgaataaaaaaagctcttattatttttagtgtaaaatatatttactagtTGAGACACTGATCTAGATATCTTGACATACATTTTGCCTGGCTTGTTTTTCATTGCAAATAAGTTTAAGTAGTACGCTTTTGACATCCTTACGTTCAAGCAACAATGCCTGATTAATCCTAATCCTAATCATATATGAATTCTCAAAAACAACGGTACAATTATAACTTACTTAAAAGGGAAAGATTGTACTGATCCAGAAATGTAGACATGCAACTTATTTCAGATACGCAAACCACGTATTTCACATTCTCATGATTGCAGCTTCAGTGCCTAATCCTAACCATACACGTAGTTATTTCAGTCGTATTGAAAATGTACGATATTAAGTACTTTGAATTGAAAGATTTTTACTTCTGAATTCTCTAGTTAAGTTTATTGAAAGTTTTGACGATATAACTATTAACTAACATCACAGATTGATAAAATTTTTAGGCTTCGTTTAATGTTGTCCTCGCAGTAGACATCAATTTGCTCAAAAACAGGTGGAAATTTATTTGGTAATTCAAAAGGAGTTTTTTGaacatttataaatttgtaGGTCCACTCATACTCTTGGAAAAAttggtgtttttttttgtttttatagaaaaatattataaatttcactatcaaacctcttcataatattattataactcaacatataaataataaaaaaaattattaaacaattatttgattttacaaGCAACACTTTTCTTAAAAGCGCGACAATTTTTAACGCCACCTCCAAACAAATTCTTACGCCAGAATGAGTAGTTGCAGTTAGGTTGGGAATAAATTTGGGAATTGGGATGCTCAAAAGAGGttaataaaaaacaattttttgtatttattaaaagatttcagaagacaattttaaaaataaattttcacttTGACCAGCTCTCTGCGTTATGGTAACCCTCTGTAATCTTTAGTCAGTTACCAGAGTTGTTACCAGATTTTGATCAAATTAGGTGAAAATTCATGCATTCATATCAGACACTCAGCTTAAATCTCCTTTTTGTTAAGTAAATTCTGTCACGTCATTCAACAACTTATATTAGAATCCAATTTGAGGTCTCTCCCGCTATAAGAAAATGACAGAGGTGTTAAAAAGATGGACACTACCGCGTGTATAAATACTACCTTGATTACTTGTTTAGTGTCAGCACCAACAAGAATGGCTCCTATAACTATTTCTGCATTATCTAAGGAGAAAACACTAAATCCTGATTTCGTCCGGGATGAAGACGAGCGTCCCAAAGTTGCCTACAATCAGTTCAGCAACGAAATTCCAGTTATTTCTTTAGCTGGTATCGATGATGATTCTGTTGACACGAGGTCTGAGGTATGTCGTAAAATAGTGGAGGCCTTTGAAGACTGGGGGATTTTCCAGGCGGTTGATCACGGTATTGACACCACTTTGATTTCTGAAATGTATCGTCTTTCTCGTGAATTCTTTGCTTTGCCTGCTGAGGAAAAGCTCAGGTATGATACAACCGGTGGAAAGAGAGGCGGCTTTACTGTCTCCACTCATCTTAAGGTACATTTACCCAATCAGATACACGTTAATCTTGATAATTCAATCAAATGCTCCTTCTCAGgaatttttattagttagtaGTAAtttgatatgatatatattaaagtaATTAGTACAATACAGGGTGACAGTGCAATGGATTGGCGCGAGTTTGTAACTTACTTCACGTACCCAATCAGTGATCGGGACTACTCCCGATGGCCTGATAAGCCTGAGGGATGGAGGTCCATCACTGAAGAATACAGTGAAAAGTTACAGGAACTAGGTATCAAGTTACTGGAAGTGTTATCAGAGGCCATGGGGCTTGAGAAAGAGGCTATTGCGAAGGCTTGCGTGGATATGGAACAAAAAGTGTTAATTAATTACTATCCTACATGTCCCCAACCCGACTTGACACTTGGAGTCAGAAGGCACACGGATCCAGGTGCAATCACCCTTTTGCTTCAGGATCAGGTTGGTGGATTACAGGCCACTCGGGATGGTGGCAAAACTTGGATTACTGTTAAGCCTGTGGAAGGAGCGTTAGTTGTCAATCTGGGAGATTATGGTCACGTAAGTCATTCCTCTCCTAATTGACAAATGTTTTCGTGTTACTTAAATTGTTGACAAACAATTAGTGTGTGCTTATGTGTAGTATTTGAGCAATGGGAGGTTCAAGAATGCTGATCACCAAGCAGTAGTGAATTCAACCTATACTAGAATGTCGATTGCAACTTTCCAGTACCCATCCCCGGATGCAATAGTTTATCCGCTAAAGATCAGGGAGGGAGAGAAGCCAATTGTGGACGAGGCCATCACATTTGCTGAGATGTATAGGAGGATCATGAGTAAACCTGGTGAGGAGGCTGCCCTCAAGAAAGTGGCTAAAGAGAAGCACTTGCAAGAGGAAAAGGCCAAGCTGGAGATGAAACCCAAGACCGCAGCTTGAATCCTAGTATTACTTAAGTCACAATCTATACATAGGTAATAAATAATCTCCTGCTGTAGTCAGGTGTTTTAGTGTGTGTTTTAATTGTCCCCTGTTCTCTGGTGCAGTGTGTGTTTGGCTCTGTACAATATAACTAAACAATTTATGTGTGACTGTGGTTTGTATTAGATACTGTAATTGTTACAGCAAGCCATTTGTAcgttgatttttaaatttgtaagatTTCTTTGGTTTATTTAAGTTTCTGggtttttttcatttttgatttctggaactttCCTACTTCTTCATCGAAATATTAaggaaaatttacaaaaatatatatatgtttctgaCTTTTGTTTACAGTTTTACTTTAACTAGTTTACAtttctaattttatattatcattttttcattATTACTTAGACCTTCAGTTTTATGTTTctcaatttttaaatatacgGTCATTCTCAGATCTTAACCTCGGCCTCCTTTTCTTACTTCTTCATTTACGCAGGTAGCTGGGTTTGTACACCGTCCTTCACGAAAACTTGAAACTTTCGGCGTCCTCAAATGGTTTCTCTCTGTGATCATCACAATCcgcactctctctctctaacaCATATAGAGAGCACGATTTATCAATTGGAATATCAAAGTGATTTTGTGATTATTCGAATCATCGACCactatttttctcatttaggCAAATTCGAACTTGATTTCTTGtattagttcttcttcttcaattaataggccccgcaggggcagTTTCATGGCGGTCTTGAGTTGAATCGGAGCGGCGGTAAGAGTTTTCATAAGAACTGATGTTGGAAAAGCTGCTTAATTGAGAAGCTGCGTGAAGGAGACAGATGAGAAGCTGCGCGGGAGAGAAGAAAAGTTgtgagggttgagagagagaagCGATTGAAAAGCAGTTGAGCGTTGAAAGGGTGAAGAATAGCGTTGCAGCGCTGTTTATGATAATGAacgtaattttgaaaaaaagaaactgtagGTCGTATGTTTGTAATGTGAGAAAGGATGGGCTGTATATTTAAAAGCCCAATAATTAAGTTAGGTAGTTATAAAATTAACCCAAATATTAAACAAGTAACTCTAATCCTTTTCTAGTAAAAGGATCTTAGGATTCAGAGCGGGGCTTTCAAATTCCACACCCGACTCATCTGTTAAAAACTATTCACCTGGCCAGTTTCATTGTCACGACACCGTCCAGCGATTAATATAAACAGAGCTGGTGTTTTCGGCTGAAGTTTGGTTCTTTGGTGATATTAAATCGTGCCTCTGGGTGATATTAAATCGTGCCTCTTTCAGGAGTATGCAATTggaattttaaaagatttatttaTGTTCAACTTGGATTTAGAAAACGTCTTGGGATATTTGTTTAGAATTTTAAATCATCCTATAAAATCTGtgatattcaattagaattttaacTTATGTTTAAAAATCAGTTGATATTCAATTGAGGTCatttgaaattcattaaaaattgtattatttaataatatatttttttgatgccataaaatgattaattttgtgggattgttcaatgtattgtttttaaaaatttcattataatttataaattttaaaaagtcaaTGTCAATTCGAACAATTTATCAAGAATCACAGCAGGATCAAAATAAgataaattcttttaaaatttataaattatatatcattcaTTACAATTTCACTTAAATATGCATAAAAATTATCCCAACCTATTCGATTTTTACCTTTTAGTTTTTTGCATCTCGATTTTCGGaagttcaatttttattttaaaaatttttcaGAATCTAAAATAAGAAAcactaattttataaatactaCAATCTTGTTCTACGCCCACACATCATCAATAACAAGCatattattcttattattttttttgtcatactTTTCCACGCATCCTAAATAAGTGTCTTAATGTAGAGCATACACATcctacttattaaacataaatgatcttcaaaaattttaatgaattagtgATATTTGCGGAACATAGTTCACAAAATTCTATATTTAATAGTGATTTGATTGCAAAACATACGTAATCTTCGAGATCTCCGATAAAATAGAAGTCTTCACGAAACTTTACTCTATCTAgactctaatatttttttaagaaccgGCTCGAATTGGATTCACAGGCTCGATTCAATTTTTCGGTTCTGGATTAGTTTTATTCATCCTTAACTTTCTCACCCCCTAATTAGTACAACTCAAACAACAGCATCttacaaatttaacaaattttacctaatgattatttttttttaattatcttaaCCAACTATTTTAACTAACCTTAGAGATGTTCTCACAAGAGATCAATCTATAAATTGCGTACCAAGGGAAAGAGTGAATTGTATGAATTTTCAAATGTTATAACTGtgataactagttgagaaaccgcgcgttgcggccgcctataaaatttatattaataattttatattaatatttgtagaatgcaataattttgtggctgtccataaaaaatatattaatgattaaaaattaatatttgtaagataaaataaattttatattataaaaatcttgatgaaataccaatactaatatataaaattgtaaaattggactataatttatggtgaaaaaatgaaaataaatttctacacgtaattaacaatttaaagcacgacgaatcttaattttatttgtgtttttttaaaagtaatcatgttcctacattgtcactttcctccaatttttttggattgattatgcacaaaaacatctaacttaaatccgtgagatagcgccATAGCGCTCTATACTATCCTTGcctgtaacaacctttattttgtaatactgtataaacagctttcacttaaaagttgcttgaacggagtaaacagataatacatgaataatattttcttgtatacaaattaaatcatgtaaattaacaacaacaacaaacatgtccgatgaacaaaacatatattataaaagaataaccaacaaacatacatcactaatagttaatttattgatatcatccatcaaaatcatgtcaagactatattcttctcccgtgtttggatttgtcgactcccacgtagcggtctataactacctttgcttgaaacaacttttattttttttaaataccgtataaacaaccttcacttatcgttgcagaagaaaaGCACCACCGAGTCAGAAATctagcaagagaactatcacgaGAGAGAGGTAGTGTAATATTCGtagttattatttaattgattatgtatatatatgtattgtataaatatttttttttaaaagtattttattGTGCAATATTTTATTAGTACTTTATGATGCAAGTATTTTAAATTgcaagattttattttattattaaagatattattagtattttattgtgtaagatttaaaagtatgttgttaataagattttattaatgtttgttttataagattttattaatatttatgtggttttagttttaaaaagagTAAACATCCGTGTCCTATTTTTAATACGTAAGGTTTATCCTTATTATGATCAGTACTGTTAATTAAGATATCTTTTACGTAACAAATAGGTTATAGCTTATATATACGATAGCCTTGTGAAGGTTTTAAACACAAAAGGTACGCTTTCTTTTAACCCTACTGTTATTCTCTCCTGTcgttctgtttttctttatattGTATACTGATGAAGCTGTGATGTAGAAAAATAGGTTATGTACAGTATGTTTTGAAACCCTCCTGTCATTCTCTCTGATTGTGTAGTGATACTGATATGTAAAGAAAATAGGTTATGTGCAGTACGTTTTGAAACCCTCGTGTCATTCTCTCTATTATTTTGATTGTGTATTTTACCTGCTACTGTTATGGTTATGTGCAGTATGTTTTGAAACCCTCTTGTCTTTCTCTCTATTATTCTTATTATGTATTTTACCTGCTACTGTTATGTAAATGAAGGTTATTCCCTATTTGTTTATATGCTTAATGTATACTGTACTTATAGTGTTATGTGAATGAATGTTACTTATATTTTCGAAAATAAGTTTTCTGCAACATGAAAAAGGTTTTTTTCTCAAAactgtattttttatatttaatttattatattttccatGATTTTACGAattgtatatgtgtgtattttaTGCATCGGTAATATGTGTGGATGTGTTAAAAATGTGTTACCAATGATATTTGTATTTGGcaaagatttttaatatttatttaccatgttattaattattatatattttgatttggaaacaaataaattattttagctacttttattcatttaattgattttgtgtacattaaaatatttttatataagatGTTTTCTGGAAACAAAAGAATAGAGATTTTTATTAgttcttaat of Daucus carota subsp. sativus chromosome 3, DH1 v3.0, whole genome shotgun sequence contains these proteins:
- the LOC108213380 gene encoding flavone synthase isoform X2, with translation MDTTACINTTLITCLVSAPTRMAPITISALSKEKTLNPDFVRDEDERPKVAYNQFSNEIPVISLAGIDDDSVDTRSEVCRKIVEAFEDWGIFQAVDHGIDTTLISEMYRLSREFFALPAEEKLRYDTTGGKRGGFTVSTHLKGDSAMDWREFVTYFTYPISDRDYSRWPDKPEGWRSITEEYSEKLQELGIKLLEVLSEAMGLEKEAIAKACVDMEQKVLINYYPTCPQPDLTLGVRRHTDPGAITLLLQDQVGGLQATRDGGKTWITVKPVEGALVVNLGDYGHYLSNGRFKNADHQAVVNSTYTRMSIATFQYPSPDAIVYPLKIREGEKPIVDEAITFAEMYRRIMSKPGEEAALKKVAKEKHLQEEKAKLEMKPKTAA
- the LOC108213380 gene encoding flavone synthase isoform X1, which encodes MAPITISALSKEKTLNPDFVRDEDERPKVAYNQFSNEIPVISLAGIDDDSVDTRSEVCRKIVEAFEDWGIFQAVDHGIDTTLISEMYRLSREFFALPAEEKLRYDTTGGKRGGFTVSTHLKGDSAMDWREFVTYFTYPISDRDYSRWPDKPEGWRSITEEYSEKLQELGIKLLEVLSEAMGLEKEAIAKACVDMEQKVLINYYPTCPQPDLTLGVRRHTDPGAITLLLQDQVGGLQATRDGGKTWITVKPVEGALVVNLGDYGHYLSNGRFKNADHQAVVNSTYTRMSIATFQYPSPDAIVYPLKIREGEKPIVDEAITFAEMYRRIMSKPGEEAALKKVAKEKHLQEEKAKLEMKPKTAA